A genomic region of Barnesiella viscericola DSM 18177 contains the following coding sequences:
- the dgt gene encoding dGTP triphosphohydrolase — translation MHWDRLITSKRFGMEKYHDERHHTRTDFQRDYDRLVFSAPFRRLQNKTQVFPLPGSIFVHNRLTHSLEVSCVGRSLGNNVSTTLSEKYSSEPWCHKLYHLGAITSAACLAHDLGNPPFGHSGERAISTYFSEGNGQVLKKELRNEHHWQDFTHFEGNANAFRLLTHQFHGRRPGGFALTYSTLASIVKYPYSSIQSTKRGKSGFFTSEKKDFLRIADDLGMLPEGDSGERYHRHPLVYLVEAADDICYQIMDIEDAHKLKILDTETVKGLFLDFFDAKRQQHILDVLKVVTDLNEQIVYLRSCVIGTLIDECSALFCREEQALLEGRFTGSLVEHISDRPCQAYRHCSETAFEKIYKSSDVLDIELAGNRIISVLLDKFLDAVRFPDKAYSRLLLNKVPEQYEMHAPTLYGKVQAVIDYISGMTDVYALDLYRKINGMSLPSL, via the coding sequence ATGCACTGGGACCGACTGATTACCTCCAAGCGATTCGGCATGGAGAAGTATCACGACGAGCGGCACCACACCCGCACCGATTTCCAGCGCGACTACGACCGGCTGGTCTTTTCGGCGCCCTTCCGCCGGTTGCAGAACAAGACGCAGGTCTTTCCGCTGCCGGGCAGTATATTCGTGCACAACCGCCTCACCCACAGCCTTGAAGTATCGTGCGTAGGGCGTTCACTGGGCAATAACGTATCGACCACGCTATCCGAAAAGTACAGCTCCGAACCCTGGTGCCACAAGCTCTACCACCTGGGGGCCATCACCTCGGCCGCCTGTCTGGCTCACGACCTGGGCAATCCGCCTTTCGGTCATTCGGGCGAGCGCGCCATCTCCACCTACTTCTCCGAAGGGAACGGGCAGGTGTTGAAAAAGGAGTTGAGAAACGAACATCACTGGCAGGACTTTACCCACTTCGAGGGGAATGCCAACGCCTTCCGCCTGCTCACCCACCAGTTTCATGGCCGTCGGCCGGGAGGTTTCGCGCTCACCTACTCGACTCTCGCCTCGATCGTGAAATACCCCTATTCGTCGATACAGTCGACCAAACGGGGCAAGTCGGGATTCTTCACTTCGGAGAAGAAAGATTTCCTGCGTATCGCCGACGACCTGGGCATGCTCCCCGAGGGCGACAGTGGCGAACGCTACCACCGCCACCCGCTGGTCTATCTGGTGGAGGCTGCCGACGACATCTGCTACCAGATCATGGACATCGAAGATGCCCACAAATTGAAAATACTCGACACCGAGACGGTCAAAGGACTCTTCCTCGACTTCTTCGACGCGAAACGGCAACAGCACATTCTCGACGTGCTCAAAGTGGTGACCGACCTCAACGAACAAATCGTCTACCTGCGCTCCTGTGTCATCGGCACCCTCATCGACGAGTGTTCGGCCCTCTTCTGCCGCGAAGAGCAAGCGTTGCTCGAAGGGCGCTTCACCGGGTCGCTGGTCGAGCACATCTCCGACCGTCCCTGCCAGGCCTACCGGCATTGCTCCGAAACCGCCTTCGAGAAAATCTACAAGTCGTCCGACGTACTCGACATCGAGCTGGCCGGTAACCGCATCATCTCGGTACTGCTCGACAAGTTTCTCGACGCCGTGCGTTTCCCCGACAAGGCCTACTCGCGGCTGCTGCTCAACAAGGTACCCGAACAATACGAGATGCACGCCCCCACCCTCTACGGGAAGGTGCAGGCGGTCATCGACTACATCTCGGGCATGACCGACGTCTACGCCCTCGACCTCTATCGCAAAATCAACGGCATGAGCCTCCCTTCGCTCTAA
- a CDS encoding TPM domain-containing protein — translation MKKRICTILLLLLFVPLLRAAGYTPEQVPNVHQTDGRRFVSNPDGILSAETVTRLDQMLLDLQGVNTSEVAVVALASIGDTSPDLFATDLFTRWGIGKQNDNGLLVLLVLDQRRIVFRTGYGLEGVLPDAICKRIQTQYILPRFKEGNYDQGMLDGITAVSRILTDPAAVEEITAPQQVHGLEIDWGRIFNIYLTVSLVVSHILLFTMLWIMARYARKGPYEQYKRLVAFRPFLLTGSFIFPFFVWLLYAGINRRLRRLRNKPRKCESCGSPMRKLNEEEDNLYLTPQENTEEHLNSVDYDVWLCDHCGNTLVYPYENQFTQYQRCPYCHSRAYSLEGDYILRRATAVSTGLGEKRYTCAHCHKTVRKSYIIPVVAAAAIIGGSGRGGGFGGGGFGGGFGGGSTGGGGASSGW, via the coding sequence ATGAAAAAAAGAATCTGCACGATACTCCTGCTTCTGCTCTTTGTCCCTCTGCTGCGTGCGGCCGGATATACGCCCGAGCAAGTACCCAATGTTCACCAGACCGACGGCCGCCGGTTTGTGAGCAACCCCGACGGCATCCTCTCGGCCGAGACCGTGACCCGGCTCGACCAGATGCTCCTCGACCTGCAAGGGGTCAACACCTCGGAGGTGGCCGTCGTGGCTCTCGCATCGATTGGCGACACCTCGCCCGACCTCTTCGCCACCGACCTCTTCACCCGGTGGGGCATCGGCAAGCAGAACGACAACGGACTGCTCGTACTGCTCGTGCTCGACCAGCGGCGCATCGTCTTCCGCACCGGCTACGGACTGGAAGGTGTCCTGCCCGACGCTATCTGCAAACGCATACAGACGCAATATATCCTGCCCCGATTCAAGGAGGGGAACTACGACCAGGGTATGCTCGACGGCATCACGGCCGTCAGCCGCATACTCACCGACCCTGCGGCAGTCGAGGAGATTACCGCCCCGCAGCAGGTACATGGGCTGGAAATAGACTGGGGACGCATCTTCAACATCTACCTCACCGTGTCGCTCGTTGTCTCGCACATCTTGCTCTTTACCATGCTGTGGATCATGGCCCGCTATGCCCGCAAAGGGCCCTACGAGCAATACAAACGACTGGTGGCATTCCGTCCGTTCCTGCTGACCGGCAGCTTCATCTTCCCCTTCTTCGTGTGGCTGCTCTATGCCGGGATAAACCGGCGGCTCAGACGGCTGCGCAACAAACCCCGCAAGTGCGAATCGTGCGGCAGCCCCATGCGCAAACTGAACGAGGAGGAGGATAACCTCTACCTCACCCCCCAGGAGAATACCGAGGAACATCTCAACTCGGTCGACTACGACGTGTGGCTCTGCGACCACTGCGGCAACACGCTCGTCTACCCCTACGAAAACCAGTTCACCCAGTACCAGCGCTGCCCCTACTGCCACAGCCGGGCTTACAGCCTCGAAGGCGACTACATCTTGCGTCGGGCCACTGCCGTGAGCACCGGGTTGGGCGAGAAGCGCTACACCTGCGCCCACTGCCACAAGACCGTCCGCAAATCCTACATTATTCCCGTGGTTGCCGCGGCTGCCATCATAGGTGGTTCGGGCCGGGGCGGTGGTTTTGGTGGTGGCGGATTCGGCGGAGGCTTTGGCGGAGGCTCTACCGGTGGTGGCGGCGCCTCGTCGGGCTGGTAA
- a CDS encoding tetratricopeptide repeat protein, which produces MQRYRSIVWLCAGLCLVLTSCGLYRNTAGGELSDEARQKFEYFYLEAERQKALGHNDAAFDLMCRAAEIDTTSAAARFFLAPYYLQLGNYEQARTDLRYAAEQYPGNYWYNVVYANFSQQSGQHDEAIRIWSRLLKQNPDKGEINSALAEAYTAKGDLKSAVACYDSLESAMGMMEPITIEKLKLYGYMGNREAMVAEAEKLQRTFPQNTDYMRLLGDIYLEVGRDSAALSMYDRALALEPKNGYVYLSKAGYYEKKGDSIAYNNEIRNALMNRHIDVNTKLNIFSTYIIDLMKKKQELNRVDSLFADMLEQYPQEEPVHRLFGMYLSSRKEFTRAEEQYAIAADLAPTNPENWLQLIGLYLYQEKYPEVIEVGKRAIQYVPDQKDIYMYVAVASTQTKSYAEALDMLETGLTYVDEGDNETRSFFYGQMGDIYLEVGRDSAALSMYDKALSYNASNIAVLNNYSYFLATEGRDLDKAERMSAQTVKAEPDNATYLDTYAWIFFKKGDYSLARLYMKNALDKSQEASAELFEHYGDILYMLGEVDEAVEYWQKALDAGSESAELLKEKIKQKKYIEP; this is translated from the coding sequence ATGCAAAGATACAGATCGATTGTGTGGCTGTGTGCCGGGCTCTGCCTCGTGCTGACGAGTTGTGGCCTGTATCGAAACACGGCCGGGGGTGAGTTGTCGGACGAGGCTCGCCAGAAGTTTGAATATTTCTACTTGGAGGCCGAGCGGCAAAAGGCTCTCGGCCACAACGACGCGGCTTTCGACCTGATGTGCCGGGCTGCCGAAATCGATACGACCAGTGCGGCCGCCCGCTTCTTCCTGGCGCCTTACTACCTGCAACTGGGCAACTACGAGCAGGCCCGTACCGACTTGCGGTATGCGGCCGAACAGTACCCCGGGAACTACTGGTACAACGTGGTGTATGCCAATTTCTCGCAACAGAGCGGGCAGCACGACGAGGCGATACGCATCTGGTCGCGCCTGCTCAAACAGAATCCCGACAAGGGCGAAATCAACTCGGCTCTGGCCGAGGCCTATACGGCCAAAGGCGACTTGAAATCGGCCGTGGCCTGCTACGACAGTTTGGAGTCGGCCATGGGCATGATGGAGCCGATTACCATCGAGAAACTGAAATTGTACGGGTATATGGGCAACCGCGAAGCCATGGTGGCCGAGGCCGAGAAGTTGCAGCGCACCTTCCCCCAGAATACCGACTACATGCGGCTGCTGGGCGACATCTATCTCGAAGTGGGTCGTGACTCGGCCGCCCTATCGATGTACGACCGGGCTTTGGCCCTGGAACCCAAGAACGGCTACGTCTATCTGTCGAAAGCCGGTTACTACGAGAAGAAGGGCGACTCCATCGCCTACAATAACGAAATTCGCAATGCCTTGATGAACAGGCATATCGACGTGAATACGAAACTGAATATTTTCAGCACCTACATCATCGACCTCATGAAGAAGAAGCAGGAGCTGAACCGGGTCGATTCGCTCTTTGCCGACATGCTCGAACAATACCCGCAGGAGGAGCCCGTGCATCGGCTCTTCGGCATGTATCTGTCGAGCCGGAAGGAGTTTACCCGGGCCGAGGAGCAGTATGCCATCGCTGCCGATCTGGCTCCCACCAACCCCGAGAACTGGTTGCAGCTCATTGGGCTGTATCTCTATCAGGAGAAATACCCCGAGGTGATTGAGGTGGGGAAGCGTGCCATACAGTATGTGCCCGACCAGAAGGATATCTACATGTATGTGGCGGTGGCCAGTACCCAGACCAAGAGTTATGCCGAGGCCCTCGACATGTTGGAGACGGGGCTCACCTATGTCGATGAAGGGGACAACGAAACGAGGTCGTTCTTCTACGGACAGATGGGCGACATCTATCTCGAAGTGGGGCGCGACTCGGCCGCTCTGTCGATGTACGACAAGGCCCTGTCGTACAACGCCTCGAACATAGCGGTGCTGAACAATTACAGCTACTTCCTGGCCACCGAGGGACGCGACCTCGACAAGGCCGAGCGCATGAGCGCCCAGACGGTGAAGGCCGAGCCCGACAATGCCACCTATCTCGATACCTATGCCTGGATATTTTTCAAGAAGGGCGACTATTCGCTGGCTCGTCTCTACATGAAGAATGCCCTCGACAAGAGTCAGGAAGCCAGTGCCGAACTGTTTGAGCACTATGGCGACATACTCTATATGCTGGGCGAGGTCGACGAGGCGGTAGAGTACTGGCAGAAGGCACTCGATGCGGGGAGCGAGTCGGCCGAGTTGTTGAAGGAGAAAATCAAGCAAAAGAAATATATTGAACCATGA
- a CDS encoding cation:proton antiporter, with protein MSFFSTLPIENPVLIFFIVLVIILLAPILLNRIRVPHIIGLIIAGVIIGPNGLNLLARDSSFEIFGNVGILYLMFLAGLEIDMNDFKKSRKDGVIFGLYTFLIPMILGTVISYYTLHLNLMTSILLASMYASHTLIAYPIISRYGISRTRAVPVTIAGTIFTVLGALIILAVIAGMVRGDLTEFFWLRLTVNIIIYSVAILYIYPRLTRWFFKNYNDNITQFIFILALVFLASYMAQVIGLEAILGAFFAGIVLNRFIPNVSPLMNRLEFVGNALFIPYFLIGVGMLIDLRVVKNTETIIVAANMSIVATLCKWLAAWLTQKTCHMTKIDRNLIFGLSNAQAAATLAAVIIGHNIGLFNDEILNGTIVMILVTCIISTLVTEKAARQMVVAMQNNEPPTSKSSVQSEQILIPIANPSTIENLINLALLLKSPQRRSPLYALHVTDDSKTSNYRSQSILEFAGKVASSADTKLIPIARYDMNITSGIIHTMKERNITEVVLGLHHKANIVDTFFGAKIESLLKNTNKMILISKCVNPINTVTRIVIAVPRKAEYETGFARWIDRVANMAKQIGCRAIFYAYPETIPYLKARLRAGRYNIRNEFEKLESWDDFLLLANVVLDDDLFIVVSARPTSVSFNADADHIPSFLSKYFANNNLIVLYPEQFGTAEPAPASFVEPLSHDMLSHTDILGIEKIFRQLIAYKKRWTHRNRKKKIEL; from the coding sequence ATGAGCTTCTTCTCGACTCTACCGATAGAGAATCCGGTATTGATTTTCTTCATCGTACTGGTAATCATCTTGCTTGCGCCCATATTACTGAATCGCATACGGGTGCCCCACATCATCGGGCTCATCATCGCCGGTGTCATCATCGGTCCCAACGGGCTCAACCTGCTGGCCCGTGACAGCAGTTTCGAGATATTCGGCAACGTGGGTATTCTCTACCTCATGTTCCTGGCCGGTCTCGAAATCGACATGAACGACTTCAAGAAGAGCCGGAAAGACGGCGTCATCTTCGGGCTATACACCTTCCTCATTCCCATGATTTTAGGAACGGTTATCAGCTATTATACCCTGCACCTCAACCTCATGACCTCGATACTACTGGCCAGCATGTATGCCTCGCACACGCTCATTGCCTACCCCATCATCAGCCGGTATGGCATCTCGCGCACCCGAGCCGTGCCGGTCACTATTGCCGGTACCATCTTCACCGTGCTGGGAGCCCTCATCATCTTGGCCGTGATTGCCGGTATGGTACGGGGCGACCTCACCGAATTCTTCTGGCTGAGGCTGACGGTGAACATCATCATTTACAGCGTGGCCATACTCTACATCTATCCACGGCTCACGCGCTGGTTTTTCAAAAACTACAACGACAACATCACCCAGTTTATCTTCATTCTGGCCCTTGTCTTTCTCGCCTCCTACATGGCACAAGTCATCGGACTGGAAGCCATCTTGGGCGCCTTCTTCGCGGGCATCGTCCTGAACCGGTTCATTCCCAACGTATCGCCGTTGATGAACCGACTCGAATTTGTGGGCAACGCCCTCTTCATTCCCTATTTCCTCATCGGCGTGGGAATGCTCATCGACCTGCGGGTGGTCAAAAATACCGAAACGATTATCGTGGCAGCCAACATGTCGATAGTGGCTACCCTCTGCAAATGGCTGGCCGCCTGGCTCACCCAGAAGACTTGCCACATGACCAAGATCGACCGCAACCTCATCTTCGGGTTGAGCAACGCCCAGGCCGCGGCGACACTGGCCGCTGTCATCATCGGGCACAACATCGGACTCTTCAACGACGAGATACTCAACGGTACAATCGTGATGATTCTGGTCACCTGCATCATCAGCACGCTGGTGACCGAGAAGGCCGCCCGGCAAATGGTGGTCGCCATGCAGAACAACGAACCGCCCACCTCCAAATCGTCCGTGCAGAGCGAACAGATTCTTATCCCCATCGCCAATCCCAGCACCATCGAGAACCTCATCAACCTGGCGCTGCTACTCAAATCGCCCCAACGGCGGTCGCCCCTGTATGCGCTGCATGTGACCGACGACAGCAAGACGAGCAACTACCGTTCGCAATCGATTCTCGAATTTGCCGGTAAGGTGGCCTCGTCGGCCGACACGAAGCTGATACCCATCGCCCGGTACGACATGAACATCACCAGCGGCATTATCCACACGATGAAGGAGCGGAACATCACCGAGGTGGTATTGGGTCTGCACCACAAGGCCAACATTGTCGACACCTTCTTCGGCGCCAAAATCGAGTCGCTGTTGAAGAATACCAACAAGATGATTCTCATCTCGAAGTGTGTCAATCCCATCAACACCGTTACCCGCATCGTCATTGCCGTGCCCCGCAAAGCCGAATACGAAACAGGCTTTGCCCGCTGGATAGACCGGGTGGCCAACATGGCCAAGCAGATTGGCTGCCGCGCCATATTCTATGCCTATCCCGAAACCATTCCCTACCTGAAAGCCCGGTTGAGAGCGGGCCGGTACAACATTCGCAACGAGTTTGAGAAGCTCGAAAGCTGGGACGACTTTCTGCTGCTGGCCAACGTGGTACTCGACGACGACCTCTTCATCGTGGTGAGTGCCCGACCTACCTCGGTATCGTTCAATGCCGACGCCGACCACATACCGTCGTTCCTCTCCAAATATTTTGCCAACAACAACCTCATTGTGCTCTACCCCGAACAGTTCGGTACTGCCGAACCGGCTCCGGCCTCGTTTGTAGAACCTTTGTCGCACGATATGCTCAGCCACACCGACATACTGGGTATCGAAAAGATTTTCAGGCAACTCATTGCTTACAAAAAACGGTGGACCCACCGCAACCGTAAAAAGAAAATCGAATTGTAA
- the dut gene encoding dUTP diphosphatase — MKVSVKIVNKSHHALPSYSTLFSAGMDIRANLSEPVTLAPLERMLIPTGLYIALPEGYEAQIRPRSGLALKHGITIPNTPGTIDADYRGEVGIIVLNVSDKPFTIEDGERICQMVVKEYCRVEWDEVESLDETERGAGGFGHTGVK, encoded by the coding sequence ATGAAAGTCTCTGTCAAGATAGTCAACAAGTCGCACCATGCGCTGCCCTCTTACAGTACGCTGTTTTCGGCCGGAATGGATATTCGTGCCAACCTGTCGGAGCCGGTGACCCTGGCACCCCTCGAACGTATGCTCATACCTACCGGCCTCTATATTGCTCTGCCCGAGGGCTATGAGGCTCAGATACGGCCGCGCAGCGGGTTGGCCTTGAAACACGGCATCACGATTCCCAACACGCCGGGCACCATCGATGCCGACTATCGGGGCGAGGTGGGCATCATCGTGCTCAACGTGTCGGACAAGCCTTTTACCATCGAGGACGGCGAGCGCATCTGCCAGATGGTGGTGAAGGAGTATTGCCGGGTCGAATGGGACGAGGTCGAGTCGCTCGACGAGACCGAGCGCGGTGCCGGCGGTTTCGGGCATACGGGTGTAAAGTAA
- a CDS encoding family 20 glycosylhydrolase has translation MKKSHHLLCALALGTLAACNTSTQSPVSLQWEMGENQVEPDYYESTFTLVNTSTKPLESGWEIYFTQLSPRGVKACEESPVTIEMVNPGYYKIAPADSWQPLAPGDSIAIPYLNGGTFIQTQFTPKSPFFVSADDKAVSIPFTIAPFTRESQWTIPGHKAPNYPDGEVCYAQNEALQTDYQLQTYDLLPSLKEVTPREGVSVIAENISLSVEEGFAGEARLLVQELEKIGYHVTNNGQTVIALCHFPKNSQARNDEHYRLDVKDNYITISGGTPHAIFNGTQTLLSLLKRQAIPARLENVAINDYPDLPYRGMMLDISRNYTRKADLFKLIDLLAAYKLNVFHFHFSDDEGWRLEIPGLEELTSIGSRRGFTRDESQCLYPNYYGGWNPADTTVTGNGYYTRQDFIDLLQYAAQRHITVIPEIESPGHARAAIVAMRARYNRLKDSNPEQAREYLLSEEADTSKYVSAQAYTDNIMNVSLPSVYRFMEKVSDEIIAMYRDAGVPLAAIHIGGDEVPHGSWAGSPSCRRFMEENGMTDLHQLSEYFLDKVSGMLADKGVKVSGWQEVALHHSPELNARVAPRFDGVYCWSTIGNSDVVPYTVANEGYDVILCNVNNFYLDLAYNPHKDEPGLIWGGYVDQFASFNMLPFNIYGSARENRDGVSNDLKTAARGKIALTAQGRTHIKGIQAQLFAETLGSFDMVQYYTFPKIFGLVERGWNTFPEWSPTPTDDKQALYEKARAIYNAKIAGIEMPRLADEGVNFRLPQPGIRIVEGKLYANSPIPQAEIRYTTDGSEPTAESPRWEAPVDCQASVVKARLFYLGKASLTTDYANPND, from the coding sequence ATGAAAAAATCACATCACCTGCTCTGCGCGCTGGCCCTCGGTACGTTGGCAGCCTGCAACACGTCGACGCAAAGCCCCGTGTCTCTGCAATGGGAAATGGGCGAAAATCAAGTCGAACCAGACTACTACGAAAGTACCTTCACCTTGGTCAACACCTCGACAAAGCCCCTCGAATCGGGCTGGGAAATCTACTTCACCCAACTCTCCCCGCGAGGTGTCAAGGCCTGTGAAGAGTCACCGGTGACTATCGAGATGGTCAACCCCGGCTACTATAAAATAGCTCCGGCCGATTCGTGGCAACCGCTCGCTCCGGGCGACTCGATTGCCATTCCCTACCTGAACGGGGGCACCTTTATCCAGACACAGTTCACCCCCAAGTCGCCCTTCTTCGTCTCGGCCGACGACAAAGCGGTCTCCATACCCTTTACCATCGCCCCCTTCACCCGCGAATCGCAATGGACAATACCGGGACACAAGGCGCCCAACTACCCCGACGGCGAGGTGTGCTATGCCCAGAACGAGGCCTTGCAAACCGACTACCAACTGCAAACCTACGACCTGCTGCCTTCGCTCAAAGAGGTGACCCCGCGCGAGGGGGTGTCGGTGATCGCCGAAAACATCTCGCTCAGCGTCGAGGAGGGATTTGCCGGTGAAGCCCGTCTGCTGGTACAGGAACTGGAAAAGATAGGTTACCACGTCACCAACAACGGACAGACCGTCATCGCCCTCTGTCACTTCCCCAAGAACAGTCAGGCGCGCAACGACGAACACTACCGTCTCGACGTGAAAGACAACTACATCACCATCAGCGGAGGGACGCCTCACGCCATCTTCAACGGCACCCAGACGCTGCTCTCGCTGCTGAAACGGCAGGCGATTCCCGCCCGACTCGAAAACGTGGCCATCAACGACTACCCTGACCTGCCCTACCGCGGCATGATGCTCGACATCTCGCGCAACTATACCCGCAAGGCCGACCTCTTCAAACTGATTGACCTGCTGGCAGCCTATAAGCTGAACGTGTTCCACTTCCATTTCAGCGACGACGAAGGGTGGCGGCTCGAAATTCCCGGGCTCGAAGAGCTCACCTCGATAGGCTCGCGCCGGGGCTTCACCCGCGACGAGAGCCAATGCCTCTACCCCAACTACTACGGCGGGTGGAACCCGGCCGATACAACCGTCACGGGCAACGGCTACTACACCCGACAAGACTTTATCGACCTGCTGCAATATGCGGCCCAGCGGCATATCACCGTAATCCCCGAAATCGAATCGCCGGGTCACGCCCGTGCCGCCATCGTGGCGATGAGGGCCCGTTACAACCGGTTGAAGGATTCCAATCCCGAGCAAGCCCGAGAATATCTGCTCTCGGAGGAGGCCGACACCTCGAAATATGTATCGGCTCAGGCCTACACCGATAACATCATGAATGTATCTCTCCCCTCGGTCTACCGCTTCATGGAGAAGGTGAGCGACGAAATTATCGCCATGTACCGCGATGCCGGTGTTCCCTTGGCAGCCATACACATCGGCGGCGATGAGGTACCTCACGGTTCGTGGGCCGGTTCGCCCAGCTGCCGCCGGTTCATGGAAGAGAACGGCATGACCGACCTGCACCAGCTCTCGGAATATTTCCTGGACAAAGTATCGGGTATGCTGGCCGATAAAGGGGTGAAGGTATCGGGGTGGCAGGAGGTGGCTCTCCACCACTCGCCTGAACTGAATGCCCGCGTGGCTCCCCGATTCGACGGCGTTTACTGCTGGAGCACCATCGGCAACAGCGACGTGGTGCCCTACACCGTGGCCAACGAGGGGTACGACGTGATACTCTGCAACGTCAACAACTTCTACCTCGACCTGGCCTACAATCCCCACAAGGACGAACCGGGACTCATCTGGGGCGGCTATGTCGACCAGTTTGCCTCGTTCAACATGCTCCCCTTCAACATCTACGGTTCGGCCCGCGAGAACCGCGACGGCGTGAGCAACGACCTCAAAACGGCCGCCCGCGGCAAGATAGCCCTCACGGCTCAGGGACGTACCCACATCAAAGGCATACAGGCACAGCTCTTCGCCGAGACTCTGGGCAGCTTCGACATGGTGCAATACTACACCTTCCCCAAGATTTTCGGTCTCGTCGAGCGCGGCTGGAACACCTTCCCTGAGTGGTCGCCCACCCCGACCGACGACAAGCAGGCGCTCTATGAGAAGGCCCGGGCCATCTACAACGCCAAGATTGCCGGCATCGAGATGCCACGCCTGGCCGATGAAGGGGTGAACTTCCGTCTGCCCCAGCCGGGTATCCGCATCGTCGAAGGCAAGCTCTATGCCAACTCGCCTATCCCCCAGGCCGAGATTCGCTACACCACCGACGGCAGTGAACCTACCGCCGAATCGCCCCGTTGGGAGGCGCCGGTCGACTGCCAGGCTTCGGTCGTGAAGGCCCGCCTTTTCTACCTGGGTAAAGCGAGTCTTACCACCGACTATGCCAACCCCAACGATTAA
- a CDS encoding aspartate-semialdehyde dehydrogenase, which yields MKVAIVGASGAVGQEFLRVLDERNFPIDELLLFGSSRSAGRAYPFRGKQIVVKELKHNDDFKGVDIAFTSAGAGTSKEFAETITRYGAIMIDNSSAFRMDDDVPLVVPEVNGDDAFVRPRGIIANPNCTTIQMVVALNAIEALSHIKRVHVATYQAASGAGASAMAELKKQFEQLVAGEQPTVEKFYFQLAYNLIPQVDVFTDNLYTKEEMKMYNETRKIMHSDIAVSATCVRVPVMRAHSEAIWIETERPVSVAEAREAFAHAKGVVLEDDPANRVYPMPLEKAGCDPVYVGRIRSDIANPNGLTFWTVSDQIRKGAALNAVQIAEYLLAHGE from the coding sequence ATGAAAGTCGCTATTGTGGGCGCCAGCGGCGCCGTCGGACAAGAGTTCCTGAGAGTTTTGGACGAGCGGAATTTCCCGATCGACGAACTGTTGTTGTTCGGTTCCTCTCGAAGTGCAGGTCGTGCTTATCCCTTCCGGGGTAAACAGATTGTAGTCAAGGAGCTGAAGCACAATGACGATTTCAAGGGAGTTGACATAGCCTTTACGTCGGCCGGAGCCGGTACCTCGAAGGAGTTTGCCGAGACGATTACCCGCTATGGTGCCATCATGATCGACAATTCGAGCGCTTTCCGCATGGACGACGATGTGCCTTTGGTGGTGCCCGAGGTGAATGGCGACGACGCTTTCGTGCGTCCGCGCGGAATCATCGCCAACCCCAACTGCACGACCATACAGATGGTGGTGGCCTTGAATGCCATCGAGGCCCTCTCGCACATCAAGCGGGTGCATGTGGCCACCTATCAGGCTGCCAGCGGTGCCGGAGCATCGGCCATGGCCGAACTGAAAAAACAGTTTGAACAGCTTGTCGCCGGCGAACAGCCTACGGTCGAAAAGTTCTACTTCCAGCTGGCCTACAACCTCATTCCCCAGGTCGATGTCTTTACCGACAACCTCTATACCAAGGAGGAGATGAAGATGTATAACGAGACGCGCAAGATCATGCACTCCGATATTGCCGTGAGTGCTACCTGTGTGCGTGTGCCGGTGATGCGGGCTCACTCCGAGGCCATCTGGATCGAGACAGAGCGCCCCGTGTCGGTGGCCGAGGCCCGCGAGGCTTTCGCCCATGCCAAGGGTGTGGTGCTCGAAGACGACCCGGCCAACCGGGTATATCCCATGCCGCTCGAAAAGGCCGGTTGCGACCCTGTGTATGTGGGCCGTATCCGCAGCGACATCGCCAATCCCAACGGCTTGACCTTCTGGACGGTGAGCGACCAGATCAGGAAGGGGGCCGCCCTGAATGCCGTGCAGATTGCCGAATACCTGCTGGCTCACGGGGAGTAG